A part of Variovorax sp. HW608 genomic DNA contains:
- a CDS encoding DUF1330 domain-containing protein codes for MSAYVLAVINVEDPVKYGDYASVAPATVEAFGGRYLARDGKKHPLEGAVFGNRVVVLEFPSVEAANRWYHSDEYQAVRRKREGAAQGDIFVIEGYAHPSSN; via the coding sequence TTGAGTGCTTATGTGCTGGCCGTTATCAACGTCGAAGACCCGGTGAAGTATGGAGATTACGCCTCCGTGGCCCCGGCTACGGTCGAAGCATTTGGAGGACGGTATCTTGCTCGCGACGGAAAAAAACATCCGCTGGAAGGTGCTGTATTCGGGAATCGGGTCGTAGTTCTCGAGTTCCCCTCCGTAGAAGCTGCTAACCGCTGGTACCACTCGGATGAGTATCAAGCAGTCAGACGCAAGCGAGAGGGGGCGGCACAGGGAGACATTTTCGTCATTGAAGGCTACGCTCATCCATCGTCAAATTGA
- a CDS encoding MFS transporter, whose protein sequence is MTTSTFESRQSNAAIASPAGDFADATYRKVGWRLLPLLFICYIVAYLDRVNIGFAKLQMQSDLQFSEAVYGLGAGIFFIGYFLFEVPSNVILHKVGARRWIARIMITWGLLSAGTMFVNSATSFYVVRFLLGVAEAGFFPGIILYLTYWYPAWRRSKATSFFVAAIPFAGILGGPISGWILQGVGGVHGWAGWQWLFLLQGLPTVALGLVVLRYLEDRVADAKWLTAPERELIVRDIAQEGVGKAEPHILSVLGNGRVWLLAIVYFTFTAGIYGISFWLPSIIKAMGVKGALDIGLISAVPWTFGVIAMYFMARSADHRLEYRWHSAIAAIVGALGLVMSVAYGGNVTLSMVGLTIATMGIMSTIPIFWGIPTAFLGGTAAAAGIAFINSFGNLSGFSAPFLIGLIKDATQSTNAGLHMLAGLLVLGGILVLLVKSERTAPNR, encoded by the coding sequence ATGACCACAAGTACTTTCGAATCAAGGCAATCAAATGCCGCGATTGCGTCGCCCGCGGGCGACTTCGCAGATGCGACCTACCGCAAGGTCGGCTGGCGGCTCCTTCCGCTCCTGTTCATTTGCTACATCGTCGCCTACCTGGACCGTGTAAACATCGGCTTCGCAAAGCTCCAGATGCAGAGCGATTTGCAGTTCAGCGAAGCCGTTTACGGCCTCGGAGCCGGCATTTTCTTCATCGGCTACTTCCTGTTTGAAGTGCCAAGCAACGTCATCCTCCACAAGGTTGGTGCCCGGCGATGGATCGCTCGCATCATGATCACCTGGGGCCTGCTCTCTGCCGGCACCATGTTTGTCAACTCGGCCACATCCTTCTATGTGGTCCGCTTCCTACTCGGCGTGGCCGAAGCCGGATTCTTTCCGGGAATCATTCTGTACCTGACCTACTGGTACCCTGCCTGGCGACGTAGCAAGGCCACGTCATTCTTCGTGGCCGCGATTCCGTTCGCCGGCATCCTCGGTGGTCCGATCTCGGGCTGGATCCTGCAAGGCGTGGGCGGCGTGCACGGCTGGGCCGGCTGGCAGTGGCTCTTCCTCTTGCAGGGTCTGCCGACGGTGGCGCTCGGTCTGGTCGTGCTGCGTTATCTCGAAGATCGGGTCGCGGACGCCAAATGGCTCACCGCCCCTGAGCGCGAACTAATTGTGCGGGACATCGCGCAAGAAGGTGTCGGCAAGGCGGAGCCTCATATCCTTAGCGTGCTTGGCAATGGCCGCGTTTGGCTGCTGGCGATTGTGTACTTCACTTTCACCGCAGGGATCTATGGCATTTCGTTCTGGCTCCCTAGCATCATCAAGGCAATGGGCGTCAAGGGAGCCTTGGACATCGGTCTGATTAGCGCCGTACCGTGGACATTCGGCGTTATCGCAATGTACTTCATGGCCCGCAGCGCGGACCACCGCCTGGAATATCGCTGGCACAGCGCAATTGCAGCCATCGTCGGTGCCCTCGGCTTGGTCATGAGCGTGGCCTACGGCGGCAACGTGACGCTCTCGATGGTCGGTCTGACGATTGCCACCATGGGGATTATGTCGACGATCCCGATTTTCTGGGGAATACCGACAGCATTCCTCGGTGGCACGGCAGCCGCAGCTGGCATCGCTTTCATCAATTCGTTCGGTAATCTCTCCGGCTTCAGCGCACCGTTTTTGATCGGCCTCATCAAGGACGCGACTCAAAGTACCAACGCGGGGCTTCACATGCTTGCAGGTTTGCTGGTGCTGGGTGGAATCCTTGTGTTGTTGGTGAAATCCGAGCGTACTGCACCAAATCGCTAG
- a CDS encoding tannase/feruloyl esterase family alpha/beta hydrolase, whose product MRRVVHLGVLAAATTTATLALLSACGGGGSSNSGLLGLAGQTGSTGSTGSTGTTAQTGLACDESMKTAFKPDANTTVLQVKKVKKGDAYFGVTAQQAAFLGGPAVFAADLCMVKLLVGPGVPGPDGAPSTSRGIGIEVWLPEKDAWIHRVHVLGTPGWSTGGPETTLDKMTLGSGMWGTDDSPARVATDEGAVTSMTDTGIQSPTQGSFALNPDKSDNAAGWRDWTYRGLYEQAVKTKALATAYYGSAPQYSYFSGGSGGGRQALHVAQNLPEQYDGILAAMPGPDWSSFLPEVYPALLALRELGGNDPVAQLDLASRAAVSACDMVGGQHLGFILDIKSCRYDPTKDTAVLCTTDGGTNSTSACLTQKQALVMNKIWYGLTVDGSVPDPAIDNGFDAPPSGVRKWYGYPRGGYIRSLLNAFTWLGGPGVGRDVAAIALHDPSMGTATFINATGNGQDGWMNLTYAQLADAYDKFKAMNGQFGFNTNNPDLTRLRDAGTKLLHTSNVHDASVWLQGHTDYYDHVVAQMGGLAAVQNYYKLYVLPGLFHGEFNGSANRESNPPAPVAFQTYQALVSWVEKGISPDTMVFNSPKDGYVPPIWTGFGPTVGPEMSLPACAYPTKATYVSGDILKAASYACK is encoded by the coding sequence ATGAGACGAGTGGTGCACCTGGGTGTGCTGGCAGCAGCGACGACAACCGCGACGCTGGCATTGCTTTCCGCGTGCGGCGGTGGGGGAAGTAGCAATAGCGGGCTGCTTGGGTTGGCTGGACAGACGGGCTCGACGGGCTCGACTGGGTCGACGGGGACGACCGCGCAGACCGGGTTGGCCTGCGACGAATCAATGAAGACGGCCTTCAAGCCAGATGCAAACACGACCGTCTTGCAAGTAAAGAAAGTCAAGAAGGGCGACGCGTATTTCGGTGTCACGGCCCAGCAGGCAGCCTTTCTGGGCGGGCCGGCCGTGTTCGCGGCCGATCTTTGCATGGTGAAGCTCCTCGTTGGGCCTGGCGTTCCGGGGCCCGACGGGGCGCCTTCCACGTCGCGCGGCATCGGCATTGAGGTGTGGTTGCCGGAGAAAGATGCCTGGATCCACCGGGTTCACGTCCTGGGCACCCCAGGATGGTCGACCGGCGGGCCGGAGACGACGCTCGACAAGATGACCCTAGGTAGCGGCATGTGGGGTACCGATGACTCACCGGCGCGCGTGGCCACCGATGAGGGCGCGGTCACCTCCATGACCGACACTGGAATACAGTCTCCGACGCAGGGCTCTTTCGCGCTGAACCCTGACAAATCAGACAATGCAGCCGGCTGGCGAGATTGGACTTATCGCGGTCTCTACGAGCAGGCGGTCAAGACCAAGGCGCTGGCGACGGCCTACTATGGCTCAGCGCCGCAATATTCGTACTTCTCTGGTGGCTCGGGCGGTGGTCGACAGGCGCTGCATGTTGCCCAGAATCTGCCGGAGCAGTACGATGGCATTCTTGCGGCGATGCCGGGGCCAGACTGGAGTTCCTTCCTCCCTGAGGTCTATCCGGCCCTGCTGGCGCTGCGCGAACTCGGTGGCAACGATCCTGTGGCGCAGTTGGACTTGGCGTCGCGGGCAGCTGTATCGGCTTGCGACATGGTCGGGGGCCAGCATCTTGGCTTCATTCTCGACATCAAGAGCTGCCGCTACGACCCGACCAAGGATACGGCCGTCCTGTGCACCACCGACGGCGGTACGAACAGTACCTCTGCCTGCCTGACGCAAAAGCAAGCTCTGGTCATGAACAAGATCTGGTACGGGCTGACAGTCGATGGCAGCGTGCCTGATCCGGCCATCGACAACGGCTTTGACGCGCCGCCGTCGGGGGTACGGAAATGGTACGGCTACCCGCGGGGGGGCTATATCCGCTCGCTGCTGAATGCATTCACCTGGTTGGGCGGCCCGGGCGTAGGGCGTGACGTCGCTGCGATAGCACTGCACGATCCCAGCATGGGCACGGCTACGTTCATTAACGCCACTGGCAACGGCCAGGACGGGTGGATGAACTTGACCTACGCACAACTCGCCGACGCGTACGACAAATTCAAGGCGATGAACGGCCAATTCGGCTTCAACACAAACAATCCCGATCTGACTCGGCTTCGGGACGCGGGCACGAAACTCTTGCATACGAGCAACGTGCACGACGCAAGTGTATGGTTGCAGGGACACACCGACTACTATGACCACGTTGTGGCTCAAATGGGCGGCTTGGCGGCCGTGCAGAACTACTACAAGCTCTACGTGCTCCCAGGATTGTTCCATGGCGAGTTCAATGGGTCGGCAAATCGCGAGTCCAATCCACCAGCTCCCGTCGCCTTTCAGACGTATCAGGCCCTGGTCAGTTGGGTGGAAAAGGGAATCTCGCCGGACACGATGGTCTTTAATTCGCCCAAGGACGGATACGTGCCCCCGATTTGGACAGGTTTTGGCCCTACGGTTGGACCCGAGATGAGCCTTCCGGCGTGTGCCTATCCGACGAAGGCAACCTATGTCAGCGGCGACATCCTCAAGGCGGCCAGCTACGCTTGCAAGTAG
- a CDS encoding IS630 family transposase: protein MRIAPRIELDAAVQRELTALARRGRVEARVQQRAKIVLLAAQGWQNKDIASEVDLDRRQVALWRQRFLEGGVEALMQDAPRPGRTPSVTTAEFESSVVDKTLHEKPIAATHWSTRTLAAQLGVGPTTIRRVWKRNGLKPHRQSTFKLSRDPRFEDKLLDVVGLYLNPPERALVLSCDEKSQIQALNRTQPGLPMKKGRAGTVTHDYKRHGTTTLFAALNTLDGTVISMCQQQHRHAEWLQFLRLIQRKTPKHLKLHLIVDNYGTHTHPEVQAWLAKHPRFVMHFTPTSASWLNMVERFFRDISENRIRRDSFTSVPELELAIDLYVEHHNANPKAFIWTASATDILAKVTRAKAALARTKR, encoded by the coding sequence ATGCGCATTGCCCCAAGGATCGAACTGGATGCGGCTGTTCAACGAGAGTTGACGGCCTTGGCGCGGCGAGGCCGCGTCGAGGCTCGTGTGCAGCAGCGCGCCAAGATCGTGTTGTTGGCCGCTCAGGGCTGGCAGAACAAGGACATCGCCTCCGAGGTCGATCTGGATCGGCGCCAGGTGGCCTTGTGGCGCCAGCGCTTCCTGGAAGGCGGGGTGGAGGCACTGATGCAGGATGCGCCGCGCCCAGGGCGTACCCCGAGCGTGACCACCGCCGAGTTTGAATCGAGCGTCGTGGACAAGACGCTTCACGAAAAGCCCATCGCGGCCACGCACTGGAGCACGCGCACGCTGGCCGCGCAGCTCGGCGTGGGGCCGACAACGATTCGCCGCGTGTGGAAGCGCAACGGTCTGAAGCCGCATAGGCAAAGCACCTTCAAGCTCTCGCGGGACCCGCGCTTCGAGGACAAGCTGCTGGACGTCGTGGGGCTCTATCTGAACCCACCCGAGCGCGCCTTGGTGCTGAGCTGCGACGAGAAAAGCCAGATCCAGGCGCTCAACCGCACTCAGCCCGGCTTGCCGATGAAGAAAGGCCGCGCCGGCACCGTCACGCACGATTACAAGCGCCACGGCACGACCACCCTGTTCGCCGCCTTGAACACCCTGGACGGCACCGTGATCTCGATGTGCCAGCAGCAACACCGCCACGCCGAGTGGTTGCAGTTCCTGCGCCTGATCCAGCGCAAGACGCCCAAGCACCTGAAGTTGCACCTGATCGTGGACAACTACGGCACCCACACCCACCCAGAGGTTCAAGCCTGGCTCGCCAAGCACCCGCGCTTTGTCATGCACTTCACACCCACCAGTGCTTCGTGGCTCAACATGGTCGAGCGCTTCTTCCGCGACATCTCGGAGAACCGCATCCGGCGCGACAGCTTCACCAGCGTGCCTGAGCTGGAATTGGCGATCGATCTCTACGTCGAGCACCACAACGCCAATCCCAAGGCCTTCATCTGGACCGCCAGCGCCACCGACATTCTGGCCAAGGTCACGCGAGCCAAGGCCGCCCTGGCGCGGACCAAGAGATAA
- a CDS encoding LysR family transcriptional regulator has translation MAFQSPTSLLNRLLARGKFRHIQVLLNLAELGSVQRTAEAVGLTQSSVTQTLAYLEQLLETRLFDRHARGVRPTPVCVDLLPVARQLLLGLASGSEILAARQNQGAGSVRMIGSASAIHGLLFEALLQFSSVRPSIQVHLQEVEGEDQLLAISRDEVDLVVCRQPVVTPEGWIFDALLKDCFVVLCRADHPLAGARKPSLRDLAAQTWLQLPAGLAARSRFDELAAAFPAPPGTFPIVTRSMPMIWWLLLRKNLLALMPLNLARPMLDSGQLAQVHWGPAAELAPIGMLRPESGLGSAAMQLCEFLKERAQTVHNIQQKPSEIAASPDSRRGRGRTGSGQPKPENKASKDDKHLPPGQRQSAKNRV, from the coding sequence ATGGCCTTCCAGTCCCCCACATCGTTGCTCAACCGATTGCTCGCGCGCGGCAAGTTTCGGCACATCCAAGTGCTGCTCAACCTGGCTGAACTGGGCAGCGTGCAGCGTACGGCGGAGGCGGTTGGCCTGACGCAGTCTTCGGTGACACAGACGCTGGCCTATCTGGAGCAGCTTCTGGAGACCCGACTGTTCGACCGGCACGCCCGCGGTGTGCGTCCAACACCGGTGTGCGTAGACTTGCTGCCCGTTGCTCGCCAGTTGCTTCTTGGGCTTGCCAGTGGTTCTGAAATACTGGCAGCTCGGCAGAATCAGGGAGCGGGATCCGTGCGCATGATTGGTTCCGCCTCAGCCATCCATGGGTTGCTCTTCGAAGCATTACTCCAATTCAGTTCGGTGCGCCCGAGCATCCAAGTGCATCTGCAGGAGGTCGAAGGGGAAGACCAGTTGCTCGCGATCTCGCGCGACGAGGTCGATCTCGTCGTTTGCCGGCAACCCGTTGTTACCCCCGAAGGCTGGATCTTCGACGCCCTCCTTAAAGACTGCTTTGTTGTCTTGTGCCGGGCCGACCATCCTCTTGCTGGCGCCCGAAAGCCGAGCCTGAGGGACTTGGCGGCCCAGACTTGGCTGCAGCTCCCGGCGGGATTGGCAGCGAGAAGTCGATTCGACGAATTGGCCGCAGCCTTTCCGGCGCCACCGGGCACCTTTCCGATCGTTACGCGCTCGATGCCAATGATCTGGTGGCTACTTCTGCGTAAAAATCTGCTGGCGCTAATGCCGTTGAACCTTGCGCGCCCAATGCTCGACTCCGGCCAACTCGCGCAAGTGCACTGGGGACCCGCTGCAGAACTCGCGCCGATCGGGATGCTTCGCCCGGAATCCGGCCTTGGATCTGCTGCGATGCAGCTGTGTGAATTTCTTAAGGAGCGAGCGCAGACAGTCCACAACATTCAACAAAAGCCCTCCGAAATTGCTGCGTCGCCCGATAGCCGCCGCGGCAGAGGTAGAACTGGCAGTGGTCAGCCAAAGCCCGAGAACAAGGCATCCAAGGATGACAAGCACCTACCCCCGGGACAACGTCAATCGGCCAAAAACCGCGTTTGA
- a CDS encoding Bug family tripartite tricarboxylate transporter substrate binding protein: protein MKNPLRRLFLVAVLASTSIGAAYAQTGNWPSRPIRIVVPAPVGGPYDLTMRPLAQQMSQMLKQPVVIDNRPSAGNIVGTQIGAGAPPDGYTLTMTGMFNTISQSMYSKLSFDIVKSFEHIGAIGEGAQWLVVRSDAGISSFQDLVEQARREAGKINYASSGTGSTGHLVMELLQRATHTQMTHIPYKGGGPALQDVLAGVVSVSVVPPTSVLASVQAGKLKVLATSGATRSPDTPDVPTFAELGYKQLTVTSWVGLSAPKGTPAAVVDKINSTMNSALREPALRKQLEAQGLSVLRTTPQEYAQLVNADTERWGALVRSLNLKAN from the coding sequence ATGAAGAACCCCCTGCGTCGCCTTTTCCTAGTCGCCGTGCTCGCGAGCACCTCCATCGGGGCAGCGTACGCCCAGACTGGAAACTGGCCGTCCCGTCCCATCCGCATCGTGGTACCGGCCCCGGTGGGCGGGCCTTATGACCTGACCATGAGACCGCTCGCGCAGCAGATGTCGCAGATGCTCAAGCAGCCCGTGGTGATCGACAACCGGCCGAGCGCCGGCAATATTGTGGGTACGCAAATAGGTGCGGGTGCCCCGCCTGATGGCTACACGCTCACCATGACGGGCATGTTCAACACCATCAGTCAGAGCATGTACTCCAAGCTGTCCTTTGACATCGTCAAGAGTTTTGAGCATATCGGCGCGATCGGGGAGGGTGCTCAGTGGCTTGTGGTACGCAGCGATGCAGGTATTTCGAGCTTCCAGGATCTCGTGGAGCAGGCTCGTCGTGAGGCCGGGAAAATAAACTACGCGAGCTCCGGCACGGGCAGTACTGGTCACCTAGTCATGGAGCTTTTGCAGCGTGCCACGCATACCCAAATGACGCATATCCCATATAAGGGCGGCGGTCCTGCTTTGCAGGACGTTCTGGCCGGGGTGGTTTCTGTTAGCGTGGTGCCTCCGACTTCTGTGTTGGCATCGGTACAGGCTGGAAAGCTCAAGGTGCTTGCAACTTCGGGCGCAACACGAAGCCCGGACACACCCGATGTGCCTACATTCGCAGAGCTTGGATACAAGCAGTTGACCGTGACATCCTGGGTCGGCCTGTCCGCACCCAAGGGTACGCCTGCAGCCGTGGTTGACAAGATCAATTCCACAATGAACTCGGCCCTGAGAGAGCCGGCGCTGCGTAAGCAGTTGGAAGCCCAAGGATTGTCCGTGCTTCGCACGACCCCGCAGGAGTATGCGCAGTTGGTCAACGCCGACACCGAACGTTGGGGAGCCTTGGTGCGCAGCCTAAATCTCAAAGCAAACTGA
- a CDS encoding alpha/beta fold hydrolase — MPFADSRGRQIYYERHGEGRAVLFCHGAGSNAATWWQQLPVFSRHYTCITMDIRCFGRSAAPIEEFVLENFVEDVTRILDKEKLDKVSLVGQSLGGMIGLKLALTHPDRLAAFIGCDTSLAINHPVLLEILAARRISQRAVAIEQRSMGRWFLENHPDKAGLYAQINHFNPSTHSISADRWDAAIGSLMQPDRLVPMEALGQVQCPTLMLVGSEDPIVPVAVAREVVPLVPGAELVVVDDAGHSTYFEKPVEFNQKVLEFIARRAIY; from the coding sequence ATGCCATTTGCAGATTCCCGGGGACGCCAGATTTACTACGAGCGTCACGGTGAAGGTCGAGCGGTGCTGTTTTGCCACGGCGCTGGCTCCAACGCCGCGACTTGGTGGCAGCAACTACCGGTGTTCAGCCGGCACTACACGTGCATCACGATGGACATACGGTGCTTTGGGCGATCAGCCGCACCGATTGAGGAGTTCGTTCTGGAGAATTTTGTCGAAGACGTGACGCGGATACTCGACAAGGAGAAGCTCGACAAGGTTAGTCTGGTCGGGCAGTCGCTCGGAGGAATGATCGGACTGAAGCTGGCCTTGACTCATCCAGATCGCCTGGCCGCGTTCATTGGCTGTGATACGTCGCTCGCGATCAATCACCCCGTCTTGCTGGAGATCTTGGCCGCCCGGCGGATCTCTCAACGAGCTGTTGCGATTGAGCAGCGCTCAATGGGTCGCTGGTTCCTCGAGAACCATCCGGACAAAGCCGGCTTGTACGCGCAAATCAACCACTTCAACCCAAGCACGCACTCGATATCGGCTGACCGGTGGGACGCCGCGATCGGTTCCCTGATGCAACCTGATCGCCTAGTTCCAATGGAGGCGCTCGGGCAGGTGCAGTGTCCGACGTTGATGCTGGTTGGCAGCGAGGATCCGATCGTTCCTGTCGCGGTGGCGCGCGAAGTGGTACCGCTGGTGCCCGGGGCGGAGCTTGTTGTTGTGGACGATGCGGGGCATTCGACCTACTTCGAGAAGCCGGTGGAGTTCAATCAAAAAGTGCTCGAATTCATCGCGCGACGCGCCATTTATTGA